The genome window GTTTAATACCTTTTTCAATGCTTTTTAAAACCTGCGGGGGTAAAACATTAGACTGGGGCTCAAATTGAACTTTTAAAGCTTTTAAGACAGCTTTAACAGTTTTCAACTGTTCTGCACTTTCGGGATGTATCAGAATGGATTCCATATTAACAAAAATATGAATTTTTATGCATTATAATTCCCATTAAGAAATGTAACATTTTTCAGTTCACCGACAACATAACGTCTTTTAGTGATATATTTTTCATTATTCCCTATCAACCCAATAAACCACTCACTTAATCAACTATCCCCCCTCTGTATCATCCCCAATACAAATTATCATATTCATATTTTATTTGCCTAATTTGGCCCCAAAATTATCAAAATACAAAATGCGTTTTAAAACACTAACTCACTGCCTCGGTGCGCTGGGCATACTGCTGGCTGCCGGCTCAGCATCGGCACAAACCGACTCTATAAAATATAACCACCTGGATGCATTTGGCCCCATCACCTGGCCGGTAACCGGTGCCGGTACACGCTCGGCAAGCGGGCAGCCCGGCGAACATTACTGGCAAAACCGTGCCGATTACCTGATAAAGGCATCGCTTAACGAAACCCCACAGGATACTACCGTTACCGGCGAAGTAACCATTTCATATACCAATAACAGCCCCGATAACCTGGATCATTTATGGCTGCAGCTGGACCAGAACCTTTTTAAACCTGATTCGCGCGGTGGCGCCACCACTCCTATCGGCGGCGACCGTTTTGACGTTAAAGGCTTTAGCCGCGGCGGTTATCGTATCGAGTCGGTATCGGTAACTTACAAGGGACAGACCTACAAAACAGAACCAGTGATAACTGATGCGCGGATGCAGATCAGGCTGAAAACCCCTATGGGGCCCAAAGGTGAAAAGATCCAGGTGAAGGTTAACTATAGCTTTTCAATCCCGTTTTATGGTGCCGACCGGATGGGACGCAAAAAATTTAAAGCCGGCTATGTTTACGAAATTGCCGAATGGTACCCGCGCATGTGCGTTTATGACGATGTAGAAGGCTGGAACACGCTGCCCTATATGGGCCTTGGCGAGTTTTATTGCGAGTACGGCGATTTTGATTACTACATAACCGCCCCTGCAAACATGACGGTTGTAGGATCAGGCGACCTGCAAAACGCAGCGCAGGTTTTAAGCGAGCAGCAGCAAAAGCGTTACGAAGAAATGCGCAAAAGCGATAAGACCGTAATGATAATTAAGCCGGAGGAAGTTGGCCAGGCTGCCACACATCCATTTAAAGGCACTTTAACCTGGCACTATAAAATGCAGAACACCCGCGATATTGCCTGGGCCGCGTCAACCGCCTTTATTTGGGATGGTGCAAAAGTTAACCTGCCATCGAGCCGTAAAGGCATTGCCATGAGCGCCTATCCTGCCGAAAGTGCCGGGAACGATTCATGGGGCCGCTCAACAGAGTACCTTAAAAACAGCATCGAGATCTATTCGGCCAAATATTTTGAATACCCGTGGAACTCTGCCGTAAACGTATCAGGCGTAGCGCTGGGAATGGAATACCCTGGCGCCATCTTCTGTTTAAGTGATCTTAAAAACGGCGCACTATGGGGCGATGTAACCCACGAGATCGGCCACAACTGGTTCCCGATGATCGTAGGCTCAAACGAGCGTAAATACATGTGGATGGATGAAGGATTTAACACCTTTATCAACCAGTACTCAACCGAAAAATTCAATAACGGCGAATATTTTGATGCCAAAGCCAGGCCATCAAACGGCATTGCCCGCTTTATGGCAAGGGCGACAGACCCGCTGATGGCTGCTCCGGAGGCAATGGGACTTAACGACTATGGCCAGTATTATAACAAAACATCATTAGGGCTGGACATTTTGCGCAATGTAGTATTAGGTGCCGACCGTTTTGACTATGCTTTTAACGAATACATTAAGCACTGGGCATTTAAACACCCGCTGCCTTATGATTTTTTCCGCGCCATGAACGATGCATCCGGCGAAGACCTGAACTGGTTCTTTAAACCCTGGTTCTTTACCACCGACAAGCTTGACCAGGCCATTCAATCGGTTACCTATGTAAAAGGCAATGCCGCCAATGGTGCACTCATTACCCTGGTTAATAAAGAAAAACTGGCCATGCCGGTAGATCTGAAGATCATCCAAACCAATGGCAAAACCGAAACCCTGCACCTGCCGGTAAACGTTTGGCAGCGTGGCGGTGTCTGGACATTTATTTATCCTTCAACGGTAACCATCCAGTCGCTTGAGGTTGATCCGGACAGGCAGCTGCCTGATGTTGACCGCAAGAACAATGTTTGGGGAAAATAATTGATTGATTTCGGAATCGGAAGTTCGATTTCAGATTTTTAGAATTAAGAAGACCTGCTTTGAGAAAGGCGGGTCTTTTTGTGTTTGCTATTTTATGCCCTTGTTGGTGTTGTCACCAACAAGTTGGATGAAGATTTTGCATTTGAGAATCAGCAGCATGCTGAGTACAGCAACTGCCACACCACAACCTAGCGTTTTGTTGGTGACAACGCCAACAAAGGCGTGATTTCGGATGATAGAATTAAGAAGACCTGCTTTGAGAAAGGCGGGTCTTTTTTGTGTTTGCTATTTATTTTGCAGGATATTAAAGATTTACCATAAATTTATAAAAACCAGTTTATCGCCATGAAACCTATCGCTTTAGTTTTAATAACATTGGTTGCCCTTGAACATATTTATATTTTATGGATAGAAATGTTTGCATGGACAACCAAAGGCCGGACGACATTTAAAACCTTCCCGGCAGAACTATTTGAACCCACCCGGGCGCTTGCCGCAAACCAGGGGCTTTACAATGGCTTTTTGGCGGCGGGCCTTATATGGTCGTTACTGATTGGTGATCCGTTATGGGCAAAAAATGTGGCACTATTTTTTTAGGCTGCGTTACAATTGCCGGTTTGTATGGCGGATTAACAGCCGGAAAAGCTATCCTTGTTAAACAAATGCTGCCCGCTGTGCTGGCTTTAGCCGCAGTTTTGGTTTGGATGTAGATGAACCGTGATATGCGATTGCGGGTGTTGTCACCAATTAGTTTTCCATTTGACGATCACCTTATAATTTCGATAAGATTGATTAGCTTTTGGATTTTAAAAACAACAAACACACTTAGCGGCCCGGGGCCGGATAATGTTTGTCATCCGGCTGTAGCCGGATGACTGCGGAATGATTTTACGATATTTAAGTATTAATATTTTTAGATGAAAAAATTAAATTACAATGTTTATACCAATATCAATGATACTCAATACTTAACTATTAGAGACAAACTTGTTTTAATCGAGTTGAAAATGGAACAAGCATTGAAAGGCAGCGGGTGGAATTTGAAAGACCCCATTATTGCAGCTGACGGATTGACAATTAATTTTGTAATAAATGATTCTGTTTTTTTGGGAAACCTGGGGATTTTATTTGAAGATGCTCCTGACAGCATAACATTCGAATTTTTCGTTTCAAAGAGTTATGATTACTATTATCTAAGGCATTTTTTGTCTTGCGCCGTATTTAAGCATAAGGGATTTGATTTTTTTGAAAGTGATATCTTAAAATTTATCAATGAAGCGCTGGGAAAATATAATAGCTGGTCGATGGAACAAATCGTTGAATCAGGGAGAAAGGGTGGGGTTAGACATTAAGGTTATTTATTCATTTGTTGGCATTGTCCCCAATAACTTGAATGAAGCTTTTGCACTTGAAAATCAGTTTATAACGTCGTTAAGAGTCATAGACTTCAGCTTTTAAAAACAGCAAGCGCTGCTTGGTGGCCAGAGGCCGGATAATATTTGTCACTCGGCTGCAACCGAGCGACTGCGGAGCGGTATTTCATTAAAAAAAATCGTGAGATTAATTTAAACTGTGAAAAAAAACTGATCAAATTAATTTAAAATATATGCTCGCACCTCGCTACACGATTTAAGTATCAGAACTCAGTTTTATTTTTTCGCCATGCATTCTTATTTCGTAATTATTCCAGGAGTTGTACTTTTCTAAAGCCAAATTCGTGAGCTCTTCCACCCTGTTTTCAAAAAAGCTAAATTCCTGATTCTTAAAAATATATGCGCGCAAAAAATAGCGTACCCCATTTTCGTCGAAGGATTTGGTTACACCAAAAGTAAAAGTTAATCTTTGCGGCAAATCATCAAACATCATTGCTATGTTTCCCCGAAATATCGACTCTTTTTTCAGAAAATTAATGGCTAAAGCGTCGCTTGTTGAAACGTCGTTGTATTGATTCCAACGGTTAGGTTTTAAAATATTATAGATAATGGATTGAACCGGAATAAGCATTTTACTTGTGCTTATCAAGGAATCGTCGCTGATATGCGTATAAATGTTATAGTTTAATCGTGCCATTTTTTATTTTTGGTTTATTCACTTTCTTTAAAAAAAAGATTCGCAATAATCTATTTTTCCAATGTAAATCCTCCCATTACCCCCGTCCGGCTAAGCATGTCGCTTAGCCGCAATAACAAAAAGCTTGTGACAAACCAAGCCACGCTTATAAAGTGCCGGGGGTTTGTTTGATAAAGCTTTTGCGTTTGGCAACAAGTTTAAAAATTCGCTAAGAAAATACCAAAACGAAGCTTGTTCAGTTAAAAGACGCCCTGAACTCCAGCGGCGACAAACTTGTTTTCGTTTTAAATAGTTTGCTGAAGGATTGCAGGTGCTCAAAACCCAGCTCATAAGCGATCTCGCTAACGGACAGGTTGGTGGTTGACAGTTTTTCCTTGGCCAGCTCAATCAGTTTGCCGTGCAGGTGCTGCTGGGTGCTCTGCCCGGTGAGCGACTTCAGTAAACCGCTGAGGTAACCGGGCGAAATATTAAGAGTTTCGGCAATGTAGGCCACGCTGGGCAAACCTTGTTTAGCCAATGCGCCGCTGTTGAAATAGCCCGAAAGCAAGTCTTCCATCCGGGTCAGGATCTCGTGGTTGGCAATCTTTCGCGTAATGAACTGGCGCTGGTAAAACCGCTCCGCATAGGTGAGCAGCAGTTCCAGCTGCGCGATGATCACGTTTTGGCTGAAACGATCGATATTGGCGTGATATTCCTGTTCAATATGGTCAGCAATGCCGTTGAGCATCATTTCCTCTTTATCCGAAAGATAAAGCGCTTCGTTAACCGAATAATTAAAAAATTCGTATTGCTTAATGGTCTTCGCCAATGTTGTGTTCCACATAAAATCCGGGTGAATCAGGATCATCCAGCCCTCCGGCCGGTGCCGTGTCTCTTTGCTGAGCTCGATACCAAATACCTGTCCCGGCGCCATAAAGAACAATACGCCCTCATCAAAATCGCTGGCCTGCTGCCCGTATTTAAATTTGGCATTATATACCCTTTTCAGCGAGATGGAATAAAAGTCAAAGATCATACTGAACGAACCTTCGGTGATTGGCGGCCTAACGGTATCCATCCGCACCAGGCTGATCAGCGGGTGCTCCGGCTTGGGCAATCCTGCCGCCCGGTGATATTCGGTAATGGTTTTGAACCGTAAAGGCTGGGGGCTGTTCATAATTACAATATACTTATTTTTTACGATAAACCGCGGCAAACTCTTTGGCAAAATCTGCCAGTTTTACTTTACCCATTTTGGGCTGGCTCCGGTGAAAATTTTCCAGAGTCTTTCCGCTGTGCATCACCGCCTGTATTGCTACCAGGGTTTCGGCCAGCTTTTCCGGAACCTTAGCCATTTTCAGGCCCTGCAGCATTTGCTTGTCAGAAAGTAATACCCATTTTAACCAGGGTTTACCTACCGCAGTGCCGATAATCCGCGCCGCTTCGTTACAGGTCATTTCCTCGCTGCCCACATAGCGGATGGTTTTGCCGTCCGGCTTTAACAACAATTCCTCTGCTACGGCATCCGCAATATCAAGCGGAGAAACGAAAACAGTCCGGTCATCCCCGCCGTAATTACCCATCAGCAGGCCTGTTTTGCGCTTAAGCAGTGCCCAAAGTCCGGAATAGCGCAGGGCCAGGAATTTACCCATTAGCCCCTTGCCCCTGATCAGATCCATAGACTGGTAGAAGTTGGTATAAAAAGATGCAGGCCGCATAATAGTGATGGAGGCATCGGTCAGCGTATCAAAAACATCCTCAACATTTTCACCCTGCACCAGGTTTGCGGCCCAACCACTCATTACCACCACGCGCTTCACGGCGGTCTGCTTAAGGGCCTGCGCATAATTTTGCGCCATTCGGCGTAAATAGGCAGTCAGGTCAGGTTCGGTATAACTCAGCGGAATCATCGCGTAAACGGCATCTGCACCTGTAAAAGTTTCGGCCAGGAAGTCCACGGCGGCAATAGAACCGATGGCTGCCGTTGCACCCAAAGCTTCTATCTCCGTCTGTTTTTTTGGATCGCTGCTGATGACGGTAACCGCATGCCCCCGGCTCAGCAATATTTTTGTGAGCGGCTTACTGATATTTCCTAACGACCCGGTTACAATAATTTTCATAACTATTATTTTGTGTAAACGCCATGTTCAATATCGGCAAGTAAGGTAGCGTGAGTTGGGTGCCAGTTCAACCTTTCGCGGGTGAGTTTGCTGGAAGCAGGGCAATCTACCGCGGCCATCTGTGCGAACCAACCAAAATGTTCGCCAGCCTGTTCCGGGGCAATAGATACCACCGGCATATTGAGTTGTTTGGCGATGGCTTCGGCTATGGTTTTAACGGTAATGGCTTCTTCGGCAGCACCATGAAAACGGGCGCCGGGGGTAGCATTTTCCAAAGCGAGGCGGAATAAACGGGCGGCATCCAGCCGGTGTACCGCATTCCATCGGTTTTGCCCTTCCCCTATATAAGCGGAAACACCTTTTTCGCGGGCAAGATTGACCAGAATGGGAATAAATCCATGTTTGTCGTCATCGCCGTGTACTGATGGTGATAAGCGTATGGCAGCCGCACGAACGCCCTGGGCTGCCAAAGCATCCGCGGCTTGTTCAGACGCCCGCGGCCAGGCCGGGTTAAAAGGCGGAATAATATCTTCGGTAGCCAGCGTTCCGGGACTAACCAGCGCAGTACCGGAAGTAACGATAAAAGGGCGGTCGGAACCCGCCAGCACCTGGCCAATGGCTTCAATGGCCAGCTTATCCACCTCGCAAACTGCCGCGAACCGGGTAAAGTCGTGGATAAAACCGGCATGGATCACGGCATCTGCCGCAGTTGCACCGCTCCGCAAACTCTCCAGATCTTCGAGATCGCCCCGATGCACTTCAGCACCCGCTGCCCTGAGTTTAGCAGCCGATTCTTCCGAACGGGCAAGGCCCAGCACCTGGTGCCCGGCACCTATTAATTCCTGCACAATAGCAGTACCAATGAAGCCTGTGGCTCCTGTAACAAATACTTTCATAAGTTTACCAATTTTGATGATACAAATATCGCGGTCATCCATTGCATTGATTTAGCCGGATCTGCTTTTGATTTAGCCAAAACCACTGCGGATAAGTATTATTATCACGGGAATATTTAAAAGAACGTTTAATATCGAATATCGAACCAACAAGTTTACTTCGTTATCCGAAAAAAGCTTGTTCCACTTTTGTTCCACCATTATGAAAATCGGACCGGGGTGTACAAAAAAGCTTCCCATTTCAGGTCAAAAAATCTTGTTCCACCTGTTCCACTTGTTCCGTTTACATCTGCCACTTTAACGAAAACCTTATTTTTAGCTCAATTTCGGGTAAAATGCAATTTCAGTAAGACTGTGCTTTGTTCCACTTGTTCCACATGTACACACTTGTTCCGCGGAACAGGAAAGTTCCAACTTTGTGCTTCCCGGTTCCAAATTCCTGAATTCTTCCTTTCCGCTTTCCGCCAAAAATCCTAATTTCGCCCTTGCAGAAAAGAGGAACAGAATTTGGATTACTTACAGGGATTAAACCCCGAACAAAGGGCAGCAGTTGAACAAATAAACGGACCGGTAATGATAGTTGCCGGTGCAGGATCGGGCAAAACACGGGTGATCACCTTCCGGGTGGCGCACCTGATCAACAAAGGGGTAGACGCGTTTAACATCCTGGTACTAACGTTTACCAACAAGGCTGCCCGCGAGATGCGTGACAGGATCACCAAAATAGTTGGCCCCGATGCCAAAAACATCTGGATGGGTACCTTTCACTCTGTTTTTGCAAAGCTGCTGCGCATTGAGGCCGATAAAATAGGCTATCCGAGCAACTTCACCATTTATGATACTGATGACAGCAAGAGCGTATTAAGGGCCATTATTAAAGAAATGAACCTTGATGATAAGCTGTATGCAGTAAACCTGGTGCTTAACCGGATATCGGCTGCCAAGAACAACCTGGTATCGTGGATGGAATACCAGAAGAATGACCAGATCCAGGCGGATGATATTGCTACCAAACGGCCCATGTTAGGCACTATCTATCAAAACTATGCTACCCGATGCTACCGCGCCGGTGCCATGGATTTTGACGATTT of Mucilaginibacter xinganensis contains these proteins:
- a CDS encoding helix-turn-helix domain-containing protein; amino-acid sequence: MNSPQPLRFKTITEYHRAAGLPKPEHPLISLVRMDTVRPPITEGSFSMIFDFYSISLKRVYNAKFKYGQQASDFDEGVLFFMAPGQVFGIELSKETRHRPEGWMILIHPDFMWNTTLAKTIKQYEFFNYSVNEALYLSDKEEMMLNGIADHIEQEYHANIDRFSQNVIIAQLELLLTYAERFYQRQFITRKIANHEILTRMEDLLSGYFNSGALAKQGLPSVAYIAETLNISPGYLSGLLKSLTGQSTQQHLHGKLIELAKEKLSTTNLSVSEIAYELGFEHLQSFSKLFKTKTSLSPLEFRASFN
- a CDS encoding SDR family oxidoreductase, coding for MKVFVTGATGFIGTAIVQELIGAGHQVLGLARSEESAAKLRAAGAEVHRGDLEDLESLRSGATAADAVIHAGFIHDFTRFAAVCEVDKLAIEAIGQVLAGSDRPFIVTSGTALVSPGTLATEDIIPPFNPAWPRASEQAADALAAQGVRAAAIRLSPSVHGDDDKHGFIPILVNLAREKGVSAYIGEGQNRWNAVHRLDAARLFRLALENATPGARFHGAAEEAITVKTIAEAIAKQLNMPVVSIAPEQAGEHFGWFAQMAAVDCPASSKLTRERLNWHPTHATLLADIEHGVYTK
- a CDS encoding NAD(P)H-binding protein, with the protein product MKIIVTGSLGNISKPLTKILLSRGHAVTVISSDPKKQTEIEALGATAAIGSIAAVDFLAETFTGADAVYAMIPLSYTEPDLTAYLRRMAQNYAQALKQTAVKRVVVMSGWAANLVQGENVEDVFDTLTDASITIMRPASFYTNFYQSMDLIRGKGLMGKFLALRYSGLWALLKRKTGLLMGNYGGDDRTVFVSPLDIADAVAEELLLKPDGKTIRYVGSEEMTCNEAARIIGTAVGKPWLKWVLLSDKQMLQGLKMAKVPEKLAETLVAIQAVMHSGKTLENFHRSQPKMGKVKLADFAKEFAAVYRKK
- a CDS encoding DUF2683 family protein, which codes for MESILIHPESAEQLKTVKAVLKALKVQFEPQSNVLPPQVLKSIEKGIKQYEDGQTISLQEFTEKHFSKK
- a CDS encoding M1 family metallopeptidase; its protein translation is MRFKTLTHCLGALGILLAAGSASAQTDSIKYNHLDAFGPITWPVTGAGTRSASGQPGEHYWQNRADYLIKASLNETPQDTTVTGEVTISYTNNSPDNLDHLWLQLDQNLFKPDSRGGATTPIGGDRFDVKGFSRGGYRIESVSVTYKGQTYKTEPVITDARMQIRLKTPMGPKGEKIQVKVNYSFSIPFYGADRMGRKKFKAGYVYEIAEWYPRMCVYDDVEGWNTLPYMGLGEFYCEYGDFDYYITAPANMTVVGSGDLQNAAQVLSEQQQKRYEEMRKSDKTVMIIKPEEVGQAATHPFKGTLTWHYKMQNTRDIAWAASTAFIWDGAKVNLPSSRKGIAMSAYPAESAGNDSWGRSTEYLKNSIEIYSAKYFEYPWNSAVNVSGVALGMEYPGAIFCLSDLKNGALWGDVTHEIGHNWFPMIVGSNERKYMWMDEGFNTFINQYSTEKFNNGEYFDAKARPSNGIARFMARATDPLMAAPEAMGLNDYGQYYNKTSLGLDILRNVVLGADRFDYAFNEYIKHWAFKHPLPYDFFRAMNDASGEDLNWFFKPWFFTTDKLDQAIQSVTYVKGNAANGALITLVNKEKLAMPVDLKIIQTNGKTETLHLPVNVWQRGGVWTFIYPSTVTIQSLEVDPDRQLPDVDRKNNVWGK